One window of the Bombus affinis isolate iyBomAffi1 chromosome 10, iyBomAffi1.2, whole genome shotgun sequence genome contains the following:
- the LOC126921220 gene encoding uncharacterized protein LOC126921220 isoform X1, with the protein MAVTGLRTVTCFIFYFIVVINARKCYTQSQYTDDSDYKDLEFYENMPANYIGNFDKDHLDMVQDDFYILSNFEDANIQNNVYPHKNDLQIPFENSDDSLKKRSSVAQLEWYKPEKVYRYTKHRIPGYDYEELDYMITKNFQQCDERSVWTHCLCQFTCTEPDMVDCYTPCKSGCECKEEYVFDERTQQCLLPEQCLPKEDNFYIT; encoded by the exons ATGGCAGTGACTGGACTAAGAACAGTTActtgtttcattttttattttatagtagtGATAAATGCCCGTAAGTGTTATACACAATCAC AATATACGGATGATTCGGATTACAAAGATTTAGAATTTTACGAAAATATGCCAGCCAATTACATTGGAAACTTTGACAAAGATCATCTGGATATGGTTCAGGATGACTTTTACATTTTGAGCAATTTCGAAGACGCAAATATACAAAACAACGTTTACCCGCACAAAAATGATCTTCAGATTCCGTTTGAAAATAGTGACGATTCTCTCAAGAAAAGATCATCAGTAGCACAATTGGAGTGGTATAAACCAGAGAAAGTGTATCGATACACGAAACATCGGATTCCTGGATACGACTACGAAGAACTCGATTATATGATTACTAAAAATTTTCAACAATGTGATGAAAGATCCGTTTGGACCCATTGCCTTTGTCAATTTACTTGTACCGAACCGGATATGGTAGATTGTTACACGCCATGTAAAAGTGGATGCGAATGTAAGGAAGAATACGTATTTGACGAAAGAACGCAACAATGTCTATTACCGGAACAGTGTCTTCCAAAGGAAGACAATTTTTATATCACATAA
- the LOC126921220 gene encoding uncharacterized protein LOC126921220 isoform X2, with protein MAVTGLRTVTCFIFYFIVVINAQYTDDSDYKDLEFYENMPANYIGNFDKDHLDMVQDDFYILSNFEDANIQNNVYPHKNDLQIPFENSDDSLKKRSSVAQLEWYKPEKVYRYTKHRIPGYDYEELDYMITKNFQQCDERSVWTHCLCQFTCTEPDMVDCYTPCKSGCECKEEYVFDERTQQCLLPEQCLPKEDNFYIT; from the exons ATGGCAGTGACTGGACTAAGAACAGTTActtgtttcattttttattttatagtagtGATAAATGCCC AATATACGGATGATTCGGATTACAAAGATTTAGAATTTTACGAAAATATGCCAGCCAATTACATTGGAAACTTTGACAAAGATCATCTGGATATGGTTCAGGATGACTTTTACATTTTGAGCAATTTCGAAGACGCAAATATACAAAACAACGTTTACCCGCACAAAAATGATCTTCAGATTCCGTTTGAAAATAGTGACGATTCTCTCAAGAAAAGATCATCAGTAGCACAATTGGAGTGGTATAAACCAGAGAAAGTGTATCGATACACGAAACATCGGATTCCTGGATACGACTACGAAGAACTCGATTATATGATTACTAAAAATTTTCAACAATGTGATGAAAGATCCGTTTGGACCCATTGCCTTTGTCAATTTACTTGTACCGAACCGGATATGGTAGATTGTTACACGCCATGTAAAAGTGGATGCGAATGTAAGGAAGAATACGTATTTGACGAAAGAACGCAACAATGTCTATTACCGGAACAGTGTCTTCCAAAGGAAGACAATTTTTATATCACATAA
- the LOC126921200 gene encoding zinc finger protein 84-like codes for MAVPNKWENACRLCSEEKNEMLSIFGNEGVQRKVAQKLRACLPVLVYKTDPLPKQICQFCAARLDDVYEFREYCLSVYKSMHLKLLAYKNIESVQIYLEAMKNSPDPCQAQLWREKARAPPPLVPLPVSLPVESPSMPIDISQDHQNSCIESLPELPCEVEIKEMTTEPILGIGVNVYESSHKNNIENELYNKLDIIVEQNTSLLKEETNDSRQGIQVKEEEKRTSILEQVLMGSLTMNDRKDLNSETKLSSKWWCAPCNSYYKTKESLMKHMQLHCPRKYNCRKCSACFELVEDLAKHEATNHLKVTLDFDRSVLDCDQCDRQFVSWEMLKKHRLRDHLTQINEIGSNTWCSLCNRFFPSMETYQSHIQLHEVSNYTPTKILHLTNQQSAKVLKSEEPSKEVKREHFTDTTKSLTCPTCGKVCTQQSALSNHMRTHEPKRHKCDICGRSFGLFIRLAAHRMSEHSQQPTMSPVMASVEQEEALNAEREAKEAREARTRASRTRTYSEMIEREDIPNHEEPPLKRNVPLNTNAFKNVARCGICLQWFSDHTTMLTHLQTHSDNFTCKNFMCHICKKSFKEKWQLFRHEVSHKRNESASVYICTVCNKSFVDKNAYKVHQKTHIVDKTYHCPKCNKIFFKEVSLLTHQCTAEIVLGKKGVSSKSSQKSASLSNSKRYKCSKCNASFSSFQSKNSHMRVHMESSHTTVRKQDLKEESEEEKTMPKLTPETSLEYSVPPIEPKVEINEESTPPPVKRTLIRTTGGYRCGVCQSPFVLRELAVAHLRSAHPLMPYQCPYCKKRFTTQYTFTHHIKTDHPDEHEN; via the exons ATGGCTGTGCCTAACAAGTGGGAGAATGCTTGTAGATTATGCTCAGAAGAGAAAAACGAAATGCTGTCGATTTTTGGTAACGAAGGTGTACAGCGTAAAGTGGCACAAAAGTTACGTGCTTGCCTGCCAGTTCTAGTGTACAAAACCGATCCACTGCCAAAGCAAATATGTCAGTTCTGTGCCGCCAGGTTGGACGACGTTTATGAGTTTAGGGAATACTGTCTGAGCGTTTACAAAAGCATGCACTTGAAGCTGTTAGCTTATAAGAACATTGAATCTGTTCAGATTTATTTAGAAGCGATGAAAAATTCTCCTGATCCCTGTCAg GCCCAACTATGGAGAGAAAAGGCTAGAGCACCACCGCCATTAGTACCTTTGCCAGTTTCACTGCCAGTTGAAAGTCCATCAATGCCAATAGATATTAGTCAAGACCATCAAAATAGTTGCATTGAATCATTACCTGAATTGCCATGTGAAGTAGAGATCAAAGAAATGACTACAGAACCAATATTGGGAATAGGTGTTAATGTATATGAATCATCACATAAAAACAACATAGAAAATGAATTATATAATAAGTTAGATATAATAGTGGAACAAAATACAAGTTTATTAAAAGAGGAAACCAATGACTCAAGACAAGGAATACaggtaaaagaagaagaaaagaggacgAGTATTTTAGAACAAGTACTAATGGGTAGTTTAACAATGAATGATAGGAAGGACTTAAATTCAGAAACAAAGCTATCCTCTAAGTGGTGGTGTGCTCCTTGCAATAGTTATTATAA AACAAAGGAAAGTTTAATGAAACATATGCAGTTACACTGTCCAAGAAAGTATAATTGTAGGAAATGTTCTGCTTGTTTTGAGTTGGTAGAAGATTTGGCTAAACATGAAGCTACTAATCATTTAAAAGTAACATTAGACTTTGATAGAAGTGTTCTAGATTGTGACCAATGTGATAGACAATTTGTTAGTTGGGAGATGCTGAAGAAACATAGATTACGTGATCACTTAACTCAGATAAATGAAATTGGGTCTAATACATGGTGCTCTTTATGCAATAG ATTTTTCCCAAGTATGGAAACTTATCAAAGTCATATTCAATTACATGAAGTCAGTAATTACACACCAACGAAAATATTACACCTAACGAATCAACAATCGGCGAAGGTTCTCAAAAGTGAAGAACCTTCAAAAGAAGTGAAGAGGGAACATTTTACAGACACTACTAAGTCACTTACGTGTCCTACTTGTGGGAAA GTTTGTACTCAACAAAGTGCGTTATCAAATCACATGCGTACTCATGAACCAAAAAGACATAAATGTGATATATGCGGACGATCATTTGGACTTTTCATACGTCTAGCAGCACATAGAATGAGTGAACACAGTCAGCAACCTACAATGTCGCCTGTAATGGCTAGCGTTGAACAAGAAGAAGCATTAAATGCCGAAAGGGAAGCTAAAGAGGCAAGAGAAGCTAGAACTCGTGCATCAAGAACTAGAACATATTCAGAG ATGATAGAAAGAGAAGATATTCCTAATCATGAAGAACCACCTTTAAAAAGAAACGTTCCATTAAATACCAATGCATTTAAAAATGTGGCAAGATGTGGTATCTGTTTACAGTGGTTCAGCGATCACACTACAATGTTAACGCATTTACAGACACATTCGGATAATTTCACTTGCAAAAATTTCATGTGTCATATATGTAAAAAATCTTTCAAGGAAAAGTGGCAATTATTTAGACACGAG gTATCTCATAAACGAAATGAATCTGCATCAGTATATATATGCACAGTATGTAACAAATCATTCGTagataaaaatgcatataaagTACATCAGAAAACGCACATTGTTGACAAAACATATCACTGTCCTaagtgtaataaaatattttttaaagaagTATCTCTGCTAACTCATCAATGCACGGCAGAAATTGTGCTCGGTAAAAAAGGAGTATCCTCAAAGTCTTCGCAAAAGTCTGCGTCGTTGAGTAACAGTAAAAGATATAAATGTTCCAAATGCAATGCGTCTTTCAGTAGTTTTCAATCGAAAAACTCTCATATGAGAGTGCATATGGAAAGTTCACATACAACG GTGCGAAAACAAGATTTAAAGGAGGAATCAGAAGAAGAAAAAACTATGCCAAAATTAACTCCTGAAACATCATTGGAATATTCGGTTCCTCCTATTGAACCAAAAGTAGAAATAAACGAGGAAAGTACACCACCTCCTGTTAAACGAACTCTAATCAGGACAACTGGCGG GTATCGGTGCGGAGTATGTCAGTCTCCATTTGTTTTACGGGAACTAGCTGTTGCACATTTAAGATCTGCACATCCTCTGATGCCATATCAGTGCCCTTATTGTAAGAAACGATTCACCACGCAATATACATTCACGCATCATATTAAGACAGATCATCCTGATGAGCACGAGAATTGA